In one window of uncultured Acetobacteroides sp. DNA:
- a CDS encoding sigma-54 dependent transcriptional regulator, with protein sequence MGKVLVVDDERAIRSTLKDILSLEGFDVALAENGAAGIEQFEQGGVDVVFLDIKMPGMDGIEVLERLQVISPEVPVVMISGHGTIDTAVEAIKKGAYDFIAKPLDLNRILITLRNATDKTSLVQEAKKLRTKMNKTYEIVGESVAIRRVKEIIEKVAPTEARVMITGANGTGKELVARWLHEKSSRAAGPYVEVNCAAIPSELIESELFGHEKGAFTSAIKQRKGKFEQADGGTLFLDEIGDMSLSAQAKVLRALQENRISRVGGDKDIAVNVRVVAATNKNLTDEIAKGSFREDLYHRLSVILIHVPSLAERKEDIPLLAEHFLDAISAEYGMGRATITPEAIDELQKLGWTGNVREFRNVIERLMILCGREITAEDVVMYASPNFG encoded by the coding sequence ATGGGTAAAGTACTTGTTGTAGATGACGAACGGGCTATACGTAGCACGCTAAAGGATATTCTGAGTCTCGAGGGGTTTGATGTGGCGCTTGCCGAAAATGGTGCGGCGGGCATCGAGCAGTTCGAGCAGGGGGGCGTTGATGTCGTTTTTCTGGACATCAAAATGCCGGGGATGGATGGCATTGAGGTGCTGGAGCGCCTTCAGGTGATATCGCCCGAGGTGCCGGTGGTGATGATCTCGGGGCACGGCACCATCGACACGGCGGTGGAGGCCATCAAGAAGGGGGCGTACGACTTTATTGCCAAGCCGCTCGATCTGAACCGCATCCTCATCACCCTAAGAAATGCTACGGATAAAACTTCGCTGGTGCAGGAGGCCAAGAAGCTGCGCACGAAGATGAACAAGACCTACGAGATTGTGGGTGAGTCGGTCGCGATCCGAAGGGTGAAGGAGATCATCGAGAAGGTGGCGCCCACCGAGGCCCGCGTGATGATTACCGGGGCCAACGGTACGGGCAAGGAGCTGGTGGCCCGCTGGCTGCACGAGAAGAGCAGCCGTGCGGCGGGGCCCTACGTGGAGGTAAACTGCGCGGCCATCCCTTCGGAGCTCATCGAGAGCGAACTCTTCGGGCACGAGAAGGGGGCCTTTACCTCGGCCATCAAGCAGCGCAAGGGCAAGTTCGAGCAGGCCGATGGCGGTACGCTCTTTCTCGACGAGATCGGTGATATGAGCCTGTCGGCGCAGGCCAAGGTGCTGCGCGCTCTGCAGGAGAACCGCATCAGCCGAGTGGGGGGCGACAAGGATATCGCCGTGAACGTGCGCGTGGTGGCGGCCACCAACAAGAACCTGACCGACGAGATTGCCAAGGGTAGCTTCCGCGAGGACCTGTACCACCGCCTGAGCGTGATTCTTATTCACGTGCCATCGCTGGCTGAACGTAAGGAGGATATCCCGCTGCTGGCCGAGCACTTCCTGGACGCCATCAGCGCGGAGTACGGCATGGGGCGCGCCACTATCACCCCCGAGGCCATTGACGAGCTGCAGAAGCTGGGATGGACGGGCAACGTGCGCGAGTTCCGCAACGTTATTGAGCGCCTGATGATCCTTTGCGGTAGGGAGATTACGGCGGAGGATGTGGTGATGTACGCTTCGCCTAACTTTGGGTAG
- a CDS encoding helix-turn-helix transcriptional regulator — protein sequence MIRLNVTRVLKGLGVHHPSRFLKEKGYCSTTAHRILNMDFMRLSLADLERLCLLLGCTPNDVLEWVPTKGQEALKTPLQQLRMDDEPFFDELLAQVSYSDQQEVRRMQEERIAQRQSAAEQHTEI from the coding sequence ATGATAAGGCTTAACGTAACACGAGTTTTAAAGGGGCTAGGGGTACACCACCCCAGCCGATTCCTGAAGGAGAAGGGGTACTGCTCCACCACCGCCCACCGGATCTTGAACATGGATTTTATGCGGCTGAGTCTCGCCGATTTGGAGCGGCTGTGCCTGCTGCTGGGGTGTACGCCCAACGATGTGTTGGAGTGGGTTCCCACTAAGGGGCAGGAGGCGCTGAAAACGCCGCTGCAGCAGCTGCGCATGGACGATGAGCCCTTTTTTGACGAGCTGCTGGCCCAGGTGAGCTACAGCGACCAGCAGGAGGTGCGCCGGATGCAGGAGGAGCGCATCGCCCAACGGCAGAGCGCAGCCGAGCAGCATACGGAGATCTAG
- a CDS encoding WG repeat-containing protein gives MKVKVGFIALALLLSAGAMAQHGKKKKAKEPVKAEVKAKDENMAVSTDANMAVSTDEVVEVAVCSEESVAAVGSETSGSLSQFKPLKSIRYDNRYETFESINDSYDYYCERDIKNKSEHLGIVDKKGNVVLPHLFGRSYRSVGSSCVMLSINGSYGVFNLDELRWSIPMEYSDLASLSNGLFRAKKGSKWGVIDSNNRVIVPFEWSEISSLSNLENYIRVTQDAYPNDLYGVYSLVEKRLVIPCAYTNLYQLDGQNYFSVSNGTKYNHVDISNTSRFKTWYDEISENSKGRNFYIVKNDGRYGVVNDSERVVVPIEYLEFNRYAFSDGSHLARNKEGKYGFITIDGRVTLPFQYDKLTKSSGLDNMVAMQNGRCGLVQVNDGMPYEITTCSYDDIQGNSKVFIVEKGGKYGLLDSYGKPVTEIKYRSLVALDRSSSNGGLYVAQTEDRFDLISESGRVVNSEPYAEITPIVKGERSSYYEPKYTYLKAKAKGGKYQIIDKVGATNSKPLFDDIISENGNLFIVKSKNKCGLYSLLDHTQVADYEFDSIIKSKEGYVGFNGKKITILVVNSGKVTKIETVK, from the coding sequence ATGAAGGTTAAGGTTGGATTTATTGCACTTGCACTGCTGCTATCGGCGGGCGCGATGGCGCAGCACGGCAAGAAGAAGAAGGCGAAAGAGCCGGTAAAGGCAGAGGTTAAGGCGAAGGATGAGAATATGGCTGTATCTACGGACGCGAATATGGCTGTATCTACAGACGAGGTCGTAGAGGTGGCCGTTTGCAGCGAAGAGTCGGTTGCCGCTGTCGGCAGCGAGACATCGGGCAGCCTGTCGCAGTTTAAGCCGCTGAAGAGCATCCGCTACGATAACCGCTACGAGACCTTCGAGAGCATCAACGATAGCTACGACTACTACTGCGAAAGAGACATCAAGAATAAGTCGGAGCATCTGGGGATTGTGGATAAGAAGGGGAACGTGGTGCTACCCCACCTGTTTGGGAGGTCGTACCGAAGCGTCGGCAGCTCGTGCGTGATGCTGAGCATCAACGGTAGCTACGGGGTGTTCAACCTCGACGAGCTTCGCTGGAGCATCCCCATGGAGTATTCCGATCTTGCCAGCTTGAGCAATGGGCTGTTTAGGGCCAAGAAGGGGAGCAAGTGGGGCGTTATAGATAGTAACAACCGGGTAATTGTTCCTTTCGAGTGGTCGGAAATTAGCAGCCTCAGCAACCTGGAGAACTACATTCGGGTTACCCAAGATGCCTACCCTAACGACCTTTACGGGGTGTACAGTTTGGTGGAGAAGCGGCTGGTTATTCCCTGCGCATACACGAACCTCTACCAACTGGATGGGCAGAACTATTTTTCGGTATCCAACGGCACCAAGTACAACCATGTCGACATCAGCAACACATCCCGCTTTAAGACATGGTACGACGAGATCAGCGAGAACTCGAAGGGAAGGAATTTCTACATTGTCAAAAACGACGGAAGGTATGGCGTGGTGAATGACAGCGAACGCGTGGTTGTGCCCATCGAGTACCTAGAGTTTAACCGATACGCCTTCTCCGATGGGTCGCACCTGGCCCGTAACAAGGAGGGGAAGTACGGCTTTATCACCATAGATGGGCGGGTGACGCTACCCTTTCAGTACGATAAACTGACCAAGAGCAGCGGGCTCGATAACATGGTGGCGATGCAGAACGGGAGATGCGGCTTGGTGCAGGTTAACGACGGGATGCCCTACGAAATTACCACCTGCAGCTACGACGACATCCAGGGCAATAGTAAGGTGTTTATTGTGGAGAAGGGTGGCAAGTACGGGCTGCTTGATAGCTATGGCAAACCAGTTACCGAGATCAAGTATCGCTCGCTGGTGGCGCTGGATAGAAGTTCGAGCAACGGGGGCTTGTACGTGGCCCAAACGGAAGACCGCTTCGACCTGATTAGCGAGTCGGGGAGGGTTGTCAACTCGGAGCCCTACGCCGAGATTACCCCCATCGTTAAGGGAGAGCGCTCGTCGTACTACGAGCCCAAGTACACCTACCTTAAGGCCAAGGCTAAAGGCGGCAAGTACCAAATTATCGACAAGGTGGGAGCCACCAACAGCAAGCCGTTGTTTGACGATATAATATCGGAGAATGGCAATCTTTTTATCGTTAAGTCGAAGAATAAGTGCGGACTTTACTCTCTGCTCGACCATACGCAGGTTGCCGACTACGAGTTCGACAGCATCATAAAGTCGAAGGAGGGCTACGTTGGATTTAACGGGAAGAAGATTACCATTTTGGTGGTTAACTCGGGCAAGGTTACCAAGATTGAAACGGTGAAGTAG
- a CDS encoding DEAD/DEAH box helicase yields MSNFAELGIEKPYLLALADMGIVTPTDIQVKAIPFLVEQGTDFVGQAQTGTGKTAAFGLPLLAKVDADNGRIQGLILAPTRELCQQIAKGLFHFTKHLDKKIFVEGVYGGTKIDQQVANLTRPTHILVATPGRLVDLLDRKAVDLSQVRTAILDEADEMLSMGFKDELEAILNHIPQERATWLFSATMPDGIQSIIDAHMSEDAFRIQASKVEVINRDITHHYVLTTIKDKLTMLRRFLDGQGENRGVIFCRTRQDVQTLTQQLVERGISADAIHGDLMQKERDKAMRAFKKKRVQILVATDVAARGIDVENLAYVVHYDLPEQVEYYTHRSGRTARAGRKGLSISLIGSNEVHKLQAIEKKLDISIKKVEL; encoded by the coding sequence TTGAGTAATTTTGCCGAATTGGGCATCGAAAAGCCCTACCTACTGGCGCTAGCCGATATGGGGATTGTCACCCCAACCGATATTCAGGTTAAAGCAATACCGTTTTTAGTTGAGCAGGGAACAGACTTTGTTGGTCAAGCCCAAACGGGCACCGGTAAAACGGCTGCCTTTGGGCTTCCGCTGCTGGCCAAGGTCGATGCGGATAATGGAAGAATACAGGGATTGATCCTTGCGCCCACGCGCGAGCTATGCCAGCAGATTGCCAAGGGGCTGTTCCACTTCACCAAGCATCTGGATAAGAAGATATTTGTTGAGGGCGTTTATGGAGGCACCAAGATCGACCAGCAGGTGGCCAACCTCACGCGGCCAACGCATATCCTAGTTGCTACACCGGGTCGGCTTGTCGATCTGCTCGACCGGAAGGCGGTGGATTTGTCGCAGGTGCGCACCGCCATCCTCGACGAGGCTGATGAGATGCTGAGCATGGGCTTTAAGGACGAGCTTGAGGCCATTCTGAACCATATTCCGCAGGAGCGCGCCACGTGGCTCTTCTCGGCAACCATGCCCGACGGCATTCAATCCATCATCGACGCGCATATGAGCGAGGATGCGTTCCGTATTCAAGCCTCGAAGGTGGAGGTAATCAACCGCGACATCACGCACCACTACGTGCTTACCACCATAAAGGATAAGCTAACCATGCTCCGCCGATTTCTGGATGGGCAGGGCGAGAACCGTGGGGTGATCTTCTGCCGTACCCGTCAGGATGTGCAAACCCTAACGCAGCAGCTCGTCGAGCGCGGCATTTCGGCCGATGCCATCCACGGCGACCTGATGCAGAAGGAGCGCGACAAGGCCATGCGCGCCTTTAAGAAGAAGCGCGTGCAGATTCTGGTGGCTACCGACGTTGCCGCACGCGGTATCGACGTGGAGAACCTCGCCTACGTGGTGCACTACGACCTTCCCGAGCAGGTGGAATACTATACGCACCGCAGCGGACGTACGGCACGTGCAGGTAGAAAGGGGCTGTCTATTTCCTTAATCGGAAGCAACGAGGTGCATAAGTTGCAGGCCATCGAAAAGAAGCTGGACATCAGCATTAAGAAGGTGGAACTGTAG
- a CDS encoding VF530 family protein — MEQKNNPLHGKTLEAILTELQARYGWDGLAIRISINCFKENPSIKSSLKFLRRTPWAREKLEALYLHSTKR; from the coding sequence ATGGAGCAAAAGAACAATCCCCTACACGGCAAAACCCTAGAGGCCATTCTCACCGAGCTGCAAGCCCGCTACGGCTGGGACGGCCTTGCCATCCGCATCAGCATCAACTGCTTTAAGGAGAACCCCAGCATAAAGTCGAGCCTAAAGTTTCTTCGCCGCACGCCTTGGGCGCGCGAGAAGCTGGAGGCGCTATACCTGCATTCGACGAAGAGGTAG
- a CDS encoding glycoside hydrolase family 2 TIM barrel-domain containing protein: protein MKYSLRRCLQLALLLYASSAFAQKDEWKDPNANEVNRYPMHANFFSYESKEKALKGSMKASDRFLSLNGNWKFNWVKDADARPTDFYNLGYNDLAWANMPVPGIWELNGFGKLQYVNAGYPWSNQFTPDPPKIPTENNHVGSYRRVIDLPSDWNGKQVIAHFGSVSSNMYLWVNGKYVGYSEDSKLEAEFDITKYLKPGKNLIAFQVFRWCDGSYLEDQDFLRVSGVARDCYLYTREAKRIDDINVEADLDRNYTNGELRLKLDMTSQSSGAAISIQLANAKGEQVATSTLTSNGKVMNSTIKVPNVAKWSAETPNLYQLTVTVAQGSKIIEVIPLKVGFRKIEMRNAQLLVNGQPVLFKGANRHEMDPKTAYYVSEERMLQDIRIMKENNINAVRTCHYPNNNLWYDLCDQYGIYMVAEANIESHGMGYGEKTLAKNPLFEKAHMERNQRHVQRSRNHAAIITWSLGNEAGSGPNFKKCYDWVKKADTTRFVQYEQMIRTDASDIYCPMYADYNHCEKYLKSNPTRPLIQCEYAHAMGNSEGGFKEYWDLVRKYPSYQGGYIWDFVDQSIRFPNKEGKPILTYGGDWDRYDATDNNFFDNGLINPDRRPNPHMDEVRHQYQSIWVKPVDLAQGKIAVYNENFFIDLSSYRMVWELVADGNTIQRNIVENMSVAPHQTQEMTLPYDATSFDKYKEVLLNVYFEQKVADPLLAIGHQVSRNQLSIKEYKAPANTPLTNVSECVNCPTINPKVIANDNNYLRIKGDNFSMDFSKHSGWMSQYVVNNLPMFTDEAELKPSFWRGPTDNDFGARNQIDFAVWKNPTYELKSLDHQVNNGVVHVVATYSIKEVNATLTLTYDINNVGEVRVNQKMVADKGTKAPYMFRFGMEVQLPASMDRLEYYGRGPIENYADRNTSTFIGKYRQTVAEQFYPFIRPQENGNKTDIRWWIQRNISGDGLRFVGAEPFSASALNFTTEQLDDGIDKHQRHSEELIPVNFVNLHIDKVQMGLGCVTSWGARPLPQYMLPYGDYDFTFTITPVKSSY, encoded by the coding sequence ATGAAATACTCTCTACGGAGGTGCCTGCAGCTAGCGCTGCTACTATACGCCTCCTCGGCATTTGCCCAAAAGGACGAATGGAAAGATCCAAACGCCAACGAGGTGAACCGCTACCCAATGCATGCCAACTTCTTCTCGTACGAATCGAAGGAGAAGGCGCTAAAGGGTTCCATGAAGGCCTCCGATCGCTTCCTTAGCCTTAATGGGAACTGGAAGTTCAACTGGGTTAAGGATGCAGATGCTCGCCCTACCGATTTCTACAACTTAGGCTACAACGACCTAGCGTGGGCCAACATGCCCGTTCCTGGAATTTGGGAACTAAACGGTTTTGGGAAGCTGCAGTACGTAAATGCAGGCTACCCTTGGTCGAACCAGTTTACGCCCGACCCTCCAAAAATCCCTACAGAGAATAATCACGTTGGCTCGTATCGCCGTGTAATCGACCTTCCTTCCGACTGGAACGGCAAGCAGGTAATTGCCCACTTCGGATCCGTATCGTCGAACATGTACCTTTGGGTGAACGGCAAGTATGTTGGCTACAGCGAAGACAGCAAACTGGAGGCCGAGTTCGATATCACCAAGTACCTCAAGCCTGGGAAGAATCTCATCGCCTTTCAGGTGTTCCGCTGGTGCGATGGTTCGTACCTCGAAGATCAGGACTTCCTTCGCGTTTCGGGGGTAGCCCGCGACTGCTACCTCTACACCCGCGAGGCAAAACGTATAGACGACATCAACGTTGAAGCCGACCTCGATAGGAACTACACCAATGGCGAACTTCGCCTTAAGCTGGATATGACCTCGCAATCGTCGGGCGCTGCTATCAGCATACAGCTTGCCAATGCCAAAGGCGAGCAGGTGGCTACCAGCACGCTTACATCAAATGGTAAGGTGATGAATTCGACCATCAAAGTGCCCAACGTAGCCAAATGGAGCGCCGAAACGCCCAACCTATACCAGCTTACGGTAACCGTTGCCCAAGGAAGCAAGATAATCGAAGTTATTCCGCTAAAGGTAGGCTTCCGCAAGATAGAGATGCGCAATGCACAGCTGCTGGTTAACGGACAACCAGTGCTCTTTAAGGGTGCCAACCGCCACGAGATGGATCCAAAGACGGCATACTACGTTTCGGAGGAGCGCATGCTGCAGGACATCCGCATCATGAAGGAGAATAACATCAACGCGGTTCGCACCTGTCACTATCCAAATAATAACCTGTGGTACGACCTGTGCGACCAGTACGGTATCTACATGGTTGCCGAAGCAAACATAGAATCGCACGGTATGGGGTATGGCGAAAAGACGCTTGCCAAGAATCCGCTTTTCGAAAAGGCCCACATGGAGCGCAACCAGCGCCACGTTCAACGAAGCCGTAACCACGCCGCCATCATCACCTGGTCGCTGGGCAACGAGGCAGGTTCTGGTCCAAACTTTAAGAAATGCTACGATTGGGTGAAGAAGGCCGACACAACCCGATTCGTTCAGTACGAGCAGATGATCAGAACTGATGCATCTGACATCTACTGCCCTATGTATGCCGACTATAACCACTGCGAGAAGTACCTAAAGAGCAACCCTACCCGCCCACTGATCCAGTGCGAGTACGCCCACGCCATGGGTAACTCCGAGGGCGGATTTAAGGAGTACTGGGATCTTGTTCGCAAGTACCCAAGCTATCAAGGTGGCTACATTTGGGATTTCGTCGATCAGTCTATCCGCTTCCCCAATAAGGAGGGCAAGCCCATCCTCACCTACGGTGGCGACTGGGATCGCTACGACGCCACAGATAATAACTTCTTCGACAACGGGCTTATCAACCCCGACCGTCGCCCTAACCCGCACATGGACGAGGTAAGGCATCAGTACCAATCAATCTGGGTGAAGCCTGTTGATCTTGCTCAAGGAAAGATCGCGGTTTACAACGAGAACTTCTTCATCGACCTTTCGAGCTATCGCATGGTTTGGGAACTCGTAGCCGATGGCAATACCATCCAGCGCAACATCGTAGAAAATATGAGCGTAGCCCCTCACCAAACGCAGGAGATGACGCTACCCTACGATGCTACATCATTCGACAAGTACAAGGAGGTGCTGCTCAACGTTTACTTCGAGCAGAAGGTAGCCGATCCGCTGCTAGCCATCGGGCATCAGGTTTCCAGAAACCAGCTAAGCATTAAGGAGTACAAGGCACCTGCCAATACCCCTCTTACCAACGTATCGGAATGCGTCAACTGCCCAACGATTAACCCTAAGGTGATTGCCAACGACAACAACTACCTCCGCATAAAAGGCGATAACTTTAGCATGGACTTCAGCAAGCACTCCGGATGGATGAGCCAGTACGTGGTGAACAACCTTCCGATGTTTACCGATGAAGCTGAGCTAAAGCCTAGTTTCTGGCGTGGTCCTACCGACAACGATTTTGGTGCCAGAAACCAAATAGACTTCGCCGTGTGGAAGAATCCGACCTACGAGCTAAAGTCGCTCGACCACCAGGTAAACAATGGCGTGGTACACGTCGTTGCAACCTACTCCATTAAAGAGGTAAATGCCACCCTGACCCTTACCTACGATATCAACAACGTTGGTGAGGTACGCGTTAACCAGAAGATGGTTGCCGACAAGGGCACAAAGGCTCCCTACATGTTCCGCTTTGGCATGGAGGTGCAGCTACCCGCCAGCATGGATCGCCTGGAGTACTACGGCCGTGGTCCTATAGAGAATTACGCCGACCGTAACACCTCTACCTTTATTGGCAAGTACCGCCAAACCGTTGCCGAGCAGTTTTACCCCTTCATCCGCCCTCAGGAGAATGGTAATAAGACGGATATCCGCTGGTGGATTCAGCGCAACATCAGCGGTGATGGTCTCCGCTTCGTTGGTGCCGAACCTTTCTCTGCTTCGGCCCTAAACTTCACCACAGAACAGCTCGACGACGGCATCGATAAGCATCAGCGCCACTCCGAGGAGCTGATTCCTGTTAACTTTGTGAACCTTCACATCGATAAGGTGCAAATGGGTCTAGGTTGCGTTACCAGCTGGGGCGCAAGACCTCTTCCACAGTACATGCTACCCTACGGCGACTACGACTTTACCTTTACCATCACACCGGTAAAGAGTTCGTACTAG
- a CDS encoding Crp/Fnr family transcriptional regulator yields the protein MYQTLSEELRIVAEAQASFKHYAAGDALFRQGSYISSAVIVREGMVKIFRVDEQGNSHFLYFLSAGELCVLSTLCCLRMRQADMRAVAFTDCEVMFIPSPYPEMWMQEYPEWSRYLLQSFNLRMSELLDTFDSVVFKHLDERLLFYLHQHYKVGGELLSLSHQQIADELNSSREVITRLLKKLEDGGYVEVNRSFVRILPSIGANSNGDKNH from the coding sequence ATGTACCAGACACTTTCGGAAGAGCTACGGATCGTAGCGGAGGCGCAGGCCTCCTTTAAGCACTACGCGGCAGGCGATGCGCTTTTCCGTCAGGGCAGCTACATCAGCTCGGCGGTAATCGTGCGGGAAGGGATGGTAAAGATCTTTAGGGTTGACGAGCAGGGAAACTCCCACTTCCTCTACTTCCTCTCCGCAGGCGAACTTTGCGTACTGTCGACGCTCTGCTGCTTGCGCATGCGGCAGGCTGACATGCGCGCCGTGGCGTTTACCGACTGTGAGGTGATGTTTATCCCATCGCCCTATCCCGAGATGTGGATGCAGGAGTACCCCGAGTGGAGCCGATACCTGCTGCAAAGCTTCAACCTCCGAATGTCGGAGCTGCTCGATACCTTCGACAGCGTGGTGTTTAAGCATCTCGACGAAAGGCTGCTCTTTTACCTTCATCAGCATTACAAAGTAGGAGGAGAGCTGCTGAGCCTTTCTCATCAGCAAATTGCCGATGAGCTCAACTCGTCGCGCGAGGTAATTACCCGCTTGCTCAAGAAGCTCGAGGATGGTGGATACGTGGAGGTGAACCGATCGTTTGTTCGAATCCTTCCATCTATTGGTGCCAATTCCAACGGTGACAAAAATCACTGA
- the trxA gene encoding thioredoxin, with protein MKKILLVALASMLLAGVGYGQKKAKASSAKAPKAAVAVGIKHITKADYLKLVWNYEKNPKALVFEGKLPVIVDFYATWCGPCKRVAPILEKLAKKYAGKINIYKVDVDQESDLASAHGIQSIPTMYFYPKTGQAQVVNGAMGEEQIEQVIQQVLLSKK; from the coding sequence ATGAAGAAGATTCTACTAGTGGCCCTAGCCAGTATGCTGCTTGCTGGCGTAGGTTATGGACAGAAGAAGGCAAAGGCCAGCAGCGCGAAGGCACCTAAAGCGGCGGTTGCGGTGGGCATTAAGCACATCACCAAGGCCGACTACCTGAAGCTGGTGTGGAACTACGAGAAAAATCCCAAGGCCCTAGTTTTTGAGGGTAAGCTACCCGTTATTGTTGACTTTTACGCAACATGGTGCGGTCCCTGCAAGCGTGTGGCGCCAATCCTTGAGAAGTTGGCTAAGAAGTATGCCGGTAAGATTAACATCTACAAGGTGGATGTAGATCAGGAGAGCGATCTTGCCTCTGCGCATGGCATCCAAAGTATTCCTACTATGTACTTTTATCCGAAAACTGGGCAGGCACAGGTTGTTAATGGGGCAATGGGCGAGGAGCAGATCGAACAGGTTATTCAACAGGTTCTACTTTCGAAGAAGTAA
- a CDS encoding CPBP family intramembrane glutamic endopeptidase, whose translation MKACLRLLELLTIYVVIPLLFYFKYIPIHKLVTLSLVFGYCLAVLLINRNFKRSSLSFIGFKGWVGLLLRVLIATLTILALTYIIIPSYLFVLPYDKPMYWVAVFFLYPIWSVIPQEFIYRSFFFNRYKLLFRNEKVMAIASATLFAFLHIVFHNWIAVACSFCIGLLWSFAYLRHRSLAAISVEHAIVGIILFTVGLGNIFFN comes from the coding sequence ATGAAGGCTTGTTTGCGGTTGCTAGAATTGCTGACGATATACGTGGTGATTCCGTTACTTTTCTACTTTAAGTACATTCCCATCCATAAGCTAGTAACGCTCTCTCTGGTTTTTGGGTATTGCTTGGCGGTTCTTCTGATTAACCGAAACTTTAAGCGGAGTAGCCTTTCGTTTATAGGGTTTAAGGGATGGGTTGGGCTTCTGTTGAGGGTGCTAATTGCAACGCTGACTATTTTAGCGCTTACCTATATCATTATTCCTAGTTATCTGTTTGTGCTACCTTACGACAAGCCGATGTACTGGGTTGCTGTTTTCTTCCTTTACCCAATCTGGTCGGTAATTCCTCAGGAGTTTATTTACCGTTCGTTCTTCTTTAATCGGTACAAGCTTCTTTTTCGTAACGAAAAGGTGATGGCAATTGCTAGTGCAACTCTTTTCGCTTTTCTCCATATTGTTTTCCACAACTGGATTGCGGTAGCCTGCTCGTTTTGTATTGGGCTGTTATGGAGCTTTGCCTATCTCCGCCATCGGTCGCTGGCGGCAATATCCGTAGAGCATGCTATTGTGGGGATTATACTCTTTACGGTGGGGTTGGGGAATATCTTTTTTAACTGA